A window of the Paraburkholderia sp. ZP32-5 genome harbors these coding sequences:
- a CDS encoding bifunctional helix-turn-helix transcriptional regulator/GNAT family N-acetyltransferase, translating into MSEIMNTDDIEQVRSFNRIVAEAIGATDDQFLGRGRPMAESRLLWEIGHDGADLRDLRARLNLDSGYLSRMLSSLQRQGMVGVQTDPADQRVRRAGLTSAGLAERVELDRLSDEVALRVLDPLSDRQRSSLLAAMSEVERLLQPCLVRFAIEDPTSDDARWCFEQYFAELDQRFDAGFDPSLSLSADADELTPPAGALILARLHGKPVGCVAIKLHGKAPAELKRMWVSPSGRGLGLGRQLLVEAERQAREMGASKIRLETNRTLSEAIRLYRHAGYVEVQAFSDEPYAHHWFEKKLGAQVKRRQGVAK; encoded by the coding sequence ATGTCAGAGATTATGAACACCGACGACATCGAACAGGTCCGCAGCTTCAACCGCATCGTGGCCGAGGCGATCGGCGCGACCGACGACCAGTTTCTCGGCCGCGGCCGGCCGATGGCCGAATCGCGGCTGCTATGGGAAATCGGCCACGACGGCGCCGACCTTCGCGACCTGCGCGCACGTCTGAACCTCGATTCGGGCTATCTGAGCCGCATGCTGTCGTCTTTGCAGCGGCAAGGGATGGTCGGCGTTCAGACCGACCCCGCGGACCAGCGGGTACGCCGCGCCGGCTTGACCAGCGCCGGCCTCGCGGAACGCGTGGAACTCGACCGGCTATCGGACGAAGTCGCGCTGCGTGTGCTCGATCCATTGAGCGATCGTCAAAGGTCGTCGCTGCTCGCGGCCATGTCCGAAGTCGAGCGTCTGCTGCAGCCGTGTCTGGTCCGCTTCGCGATCGAGGATCCCACGAGCGACGACGCACGCTGGTGCTTCGAACAGTACTTCGCCGAGCTCGATCAACGTTTCGATGCGGGCTTCGATCCGTCACTCAGCCTGTCGGCCGATGCCGATGAATTGACGCCGCCGGCAGGCGCGCTGATTCTCGCGAGACTCCACGGCAAGCCCGTCGGCTGCGTGGCCATCAAGCTGCATGGCAAAGCACCGGCCGAACTGAAGAGAATGTGGGTAAGCCCTTCCGGGCGTGGTCTGGGCCTCGGCCGTCAATTGCTTGTCGAAGCCGAAAGACAGGCTCGCGAGATGGGCGCGAGCAAGATTCGTCTGGAGACCAATCGGACGCTGTCGGAGGCAATCCGTTTATATCGGCATGCCGGTTATGTCGAAGTGCAAGCGTTCAGTGACGAACCGTATGCGCATCATTGGTTCGAGAAAAAACTGGGCGCTCAGGTGAAGCGGCGGCAAGGCGTCGCGAAATAG